The Penicillium digitatum chromosome 6, complete sequence genome contains the following window.
CAAGGAGAATTATCGAGACAAAAACTCGTTCCCAGTATCTCTGGTCAACACAGCTATGAAAGTGTAAATTTTTTGATTCGTAGGGCTGTGTTGGCCctgccttctcccacgaaCGAAACGTTATCAACCCGCCAACTCCATCACCTCAAATCAACATCGGCTCGTTCCGTCGACTTTTCCTTGCCTGACCGACCGTCTGTGCGAAGAATGGAATCGCCCACTGAAAACAACACAAAGAAGCCGTTTAGATGTTGGAGGGGTAGAGCATAACACGGACGGTAGCGCCGAGAGACTTGGGGGGGAGGTTGTTGCGGAACTTGGCGCGCACAACACCGGAGTTACCTGAGACAAGTTAGATATACGAAATTCAAGTTCGGGTATCCCAGACCCAGAGGGCCATTCAGAAATGGTCATGAGACTGGCTTTTGCATTCACGTACCGTGCGGCCGGGTGACCTTGCCCCAGATCACCCGAATGTTGGAGCCGCGGACCTCACGCTTAGCACGGTAGACGAAAGCGACCTTCTTGCCGAGGTAGAACTTGGCGGACTTGGTGTCATCCACACCCTCAATCTTGACCAAGCTGTACAACCATATATCAGATTCCATTCATCGAGCATTGAGTTTCTTGTGCGCAGGGTGTAGATACCTGGTGTTGGGGGTGAGGTTGTGCTTGGAGCGCTGGAAGCTCAGGTGACGTCCCCTGTCAAAAGAAACTTGCATTAACTCTCTGTACACATCATGTAATGCTTCGACTGGAATGGCGATGTCTTGTTCCCCAAATCGAATCCGTCCTCCATCTCGATTTGGTGTGTTCTCAAGTGCGGCGATGAAAGTGCGCTGGTAACTTACTTGACGTAGActagaaaaagaagaaagtaGTTAGCACGTGTCCTTTGCCCATTGTGCAATCACACAAGGTGCATCCTCAAGATGCCGCTTTGCGATTTCAAGACCACCAAAACGACGATCGATAAGACGTTCGAGGGATTCACTCACGGCGGTGTCCTTGTTCCGAAGGCATTGTGTCGGCGTTTCTCTGGGGAGCGGGCAAGGAAAGAAAGTCGAAGGAATGACCCGCAAGATCAAAAGTCGTTCCCGTTTGTCGTGGTTGTCGTCGCTTCGATAGAGTCAGGCGCACAATCAATTTGGGCAGCCGTGTGTTGGTTTTCGCCCTAGCCCAAACGGGATCTTAGCGAGCCACAGTCCACGTGACTAAACCAGGGCTAAGCGAGATCCCGTGATAGACACACCGCCTCGTGTCTTATGTCAGCGATTAGATGGGCAGAATCAGAGATGAGATAAGCGTTTGGAGGGATTCTTGTTTCTCCGGTCCGAGTCCTGAGTGGCTATTTACCGATCAATTACCGCCCTACTGTTCTTTTCTGCCACTCGGGCTACAGTAGTCCGACCGGCACGCCCAAGCCCTCTTTCTGCAGCTGTCCGGCTGACAAACTTGAGCCATGACGACAGAGGTTCCCACCTTCAAAGTTGGAAGGTTTCAttcaagaaaaaagaaacaattcGCAAGGCTATCGCAGGTCTAAGTAGTGAACAAATATCTTCATCTTAGCCAGCTTCCTCGAAACAGGAATAACAAACAGTTTCAAAGGATAACAGAGACTTGATCCCGGTAGCCTTCGGGTATATTGTATACTTCAGACCGAGACCACTGATTGGGAAATCTAGAAGTTCCTGTATCCTGCCCCACATCCTGGCTGACGGATCACTGATTGCATTTGAGACCGGTTATACGGAGTATATGTATTCAAATGTAATTATCGAAACTTGTGGCAATTTTCAAGACACGTACGAGAGACCTCAGGAACTGGACTAGCGTTAGAGCATAGATAAAGTAGTAAATTTAGTCTAGCCCCAAGTAATACTCAACGGTTAATATGCATGCTCCGGATTCGGACCCTTCAAATCGTAGATCGGGTTAATACCAGTCTCAACCCGGATTTAAGAAAGTGGCCTCTTGCGGGAGAATAGAATCCGTCTGGGACACCATGACAAATGTGCCGATCTATCCCCACGATTTGGGTCACCGGTAGAAGTCCTTATCAAGTTGCGTGCTCAAGATACGTGGTATTCTGTTGATACCTGTTCTTGCAGGTTTGGTACTTAAAATTTGATGCACCCTCTTGTGGGATTTTAGTGGGCATTTTGCAAACTTCCCCTCAATGTGATGTGGTGGCTTGTTTTTTCAAATTTACGGAGTAGCTCCGCTTTAGGAACATGTGCATGATATGATTTACAGGCTGACCGCAAATCTGACCGTAGTGTGCATAAATGCTAGTACTCTCTAAAACAGCATTGAACATCCTTCATAGTTAGTGATAATGTTCGACATTGTTATATCTAGATGCCTGCCGCTCTACGATCGAATTCAGCCAGTTTAGCACTTGTAGGTGCACTGCACCTCTTATCAGATGacctcccttttttttccctcacTTAAATGGACACAGGGATTTAGTATCAGAACAAGGATAAGTGACATATTCACATCGGACACTATTAGCAATTGATCCGGTGCACTTTGTATCACCCCGACCCGAGTTCAAGCCCGCATAGTTACAAGCAGCGCTAATGGCCCTACCAAGGTGTTAGCCTCCGCGGGGCTattgaaaatcaaaacgGGTAAGATCCCATGGGATCTAAGAGCCAATGTTGAAGGTGACAATAGAGCGATCTTAAAGATCGGACTTAAGCAAGACTTGATATAAGAAAGTTGACTGGAATTTGCCATGAGGCCAGGAGCAGATCCCAAGGCCAGCATTAAATTTTACTAAAATGAGAGACAAGACACATCGGTAGACTATCCTCCgtaaaagaaaaacaaaaaaccaaaaacccccaaaaaaaccaaaaaacaaagaaaagtgATAAATACCTTGAAGTCATAAAATACGATACCCAAGCAGAAGCCCCACCTGCCGAAGCTGTGAGCGACTTCCGTTAAAAAGTACTCCGCCGGATCCTGTTGGAGTCCTCAAcaatcttcctcttctttttttccttttccaaACTCGCActaattttcttcttcattctGTGTATTAAAGCGGCTGGTGCAAGATGTCTAGTGTGATCAACCAGACCGATGACCGCCAGGGTGCTGGGTGAGTTTCCCCTCCTGTGTCTCTGACATCACTCCCCCTCCCGGTTGCGGAAGCCCACCAGCTGTCCTCAGCTCAATTCGACCTCTACTTATCCACAAAATTGTGTTTTTTTGGAGTTATTGCCTTCATCCCGATAAATAGTCAATCCCTCCCTTGAAAGCTTTCGCAGACTGGGTCTGCTCAAAGAGCTCCCCCACTCAACCCCTCAATTGCCGCGTCAATTGCAAAAATCTTTCTCGGTCAATCAAACACAACGCTAACAATGGATATCGCATTTAGCTCCATCGAACTTAAGGATGATACTATCATCGTGGTACTAGGCGCATCTGGTGAtctggcgaagaagaagaccgttCGTTCCTCCCCCCAGGATGTGATGACTCTAACGAACTAACCAGTTTATAGTTCCCTGCACTCTTTGGCCTTGTGTGTGCTATTTCCACTAACAATTCCACTTCTGATCCACTTACAATTTTGACATAGTTCCGCAACAAATTCCTTCCCAAGGACATTCGGGTCGTCGGATATGCGCGGACAAAGATGGACACCGACGAATACCTCAAGCGCGTTCGCTCGTACATCAAGGTTCCCAcaaaggaaattgaagatcaaTTAGATCAGTTCTGCAAGATGTGCACCTATGTTTCCGGCCAATATGATCAAGATGATTCGTTCATCAACCTGAACAAGCACCTTGAGGGGATCGAGAACAAACGTCAATCGAAGGAGCAGAACCGCGTGTTCTACATGGCACTGCCGCCCAGTGTCTTCACCACTGTCTCCGAGCAGCTGAAGCGCAACTGCTACCCTAAGAGTGGTCTCGCTCGCATTATTGTGAGTTTTAATGGACAGCCTGGCCCAAAACGAACCTCATGTTGATGCATCTATTCTTTTCAAAAGGTCGAGAAGCCCTTCGGCAAGGACCTTCAGAGCTCGCGCGACCTTCATAAGGCTTTGGAGCCCAACTGGAAGGAGGATGAGATCTTCCGTATCGATCACTACCTTGGTAAGGAAATGGTCAAGAACATCCTAATTCTGCGATTTGGCAACGAGTTCTTCAATGCCACATGGAACCGTCGCCACATTGATAACATTCAGGTATGTGATGAAGCGATCTCATTCTGGAATTCGGGTTCTAATATCCGCTGCAGATCACATTCAAAGAGCCTTTCGGCACTGAGGGCCGCGGTGGCTACTTCGACGAGTTCGGTATCATCCGTGATGTTATGCAGAACCGTAAGTATATTTAGTCGCACTGGCTAGACATAAGAAAGATGCTAACAATAATTTAGACCTTCTGCAGGTTCTCACACTGCTTGCCATGGAGCGCCCtatctccttctcttctgaGGATATCCGTGATGAGAAGGTCCGTGTTCTGCGCGCTATGGATGCTATTGAGCCCAAGAACGTCATCATTGGCCAGTACGGCCGCTCCCTCGACGGCAGCAAGCCCGGTTATCTGGAAGACGATACTGTGCCCAAGGAGTCGCGTTGCCCGACTTTCTGCGCGATGGTTGCATACATTAAGAACGAGCGTTGGGACGGTGTTCCCTTCATTCTCAAGGCCGGAAAGGCCCTGAACGAGCAGAAGACCGAGGTCCGCATCCAGTTCAAGGATGTCACCTCCGGTATCTTCAAGGACATCCCCCGTAACGAGCTTGTCATCCGTGTCCAGCCCAACGAGTCCGTCTATATCAAGATGAACTCCAAGCTGCCCGGTCTCTCCATGCAGACGGTGGTTACCGAGCTGGACTTGACTTACCGCCGCCGCTTCTCCGACCTCAAGATCCCCGAGGCCTACGAGTCTCTGATTTTGGACGCCTTCAAGGGCGATCACTCCAACTTCGTCCGTGACGACGAGCTGGATGCCAGTTGGCGCATTTTCACTCCCCTCCTGCACTACTTGGATGACAATAAGGAGATCATTCCCATGGAGTACCCCTATGGTGAGTTTACCCACCTTATTTTTTACTTTTCCAACCAAGACATAGAGCTAATTTGCATTGATCTAGGCTCTCGTGGACCCGCCGTCCTTGATGACTTCACCGCCTCATACGGCTACAAGTTCAGCGACGCCGCTGGCTACCAGTGGCCCGTCACTACCTCAGCCCCCAATCGGCTGTAGGTCTTCGGAGTATAGCTGTTTACGATGATTATGGGAAGCGGATTCGGGATACAAAGGAATTAAAATCTCTATTTTCTGACTCTGGATTGGTTGATCGGCCGGCCGGCAGGGGTCGCGTCATACTGTGATACTTGGGTTTTCGAGACCAATTCATAAAAGAATTGGATGCGACGCACGCAATGAAAGATATTTACGCATTTTTTTTGTTCTACTCTGTGGTAAATGCCGTCCCTTTTAGCTTGGGGGTTATATAATCAGCTGTCATCCACGCATGTTGTAGTGTCTCATGGGGGTTTAATGGTTGACAGCATGTCCTACGTACATAGTTCTAGAAGGCCCCTTGAGCAAAAGTACTTTCCTAATTAGGTGAGCTATACAGGATCAGAGCCCCTATACGAAGTGTGCCAAGTGCACTTATTTCCCGTGCAATCCTGGTGTTTCTATAATTGGCACCGAGTTACGTCATCACGCGTGGCGGTTCACGGGTCCACCTGGATGTCGCCAAAAGCTGACATAAGGCTGAGCCCAAGTGCTGGCTGCAAACAAACGTGGAATGTTAGAAACCCAACGCATTTAGGGTACGAAACTAGACCCGAACACAGAGAAAAGCCCATCGCCCTGTGATAAGACAAGCCGGGATCGGCATAAGGGTTCTAGCGGGTCTTTTGCAAATTAACCAGGCCGGGGGCCCGCATAGAGGGCCCGCAGAGAGGCGCTCAGACCAAAGTGGATTTTCTCTCCTTCCTTTTCGACTCTGACAGagctcttttcttttggaaTTCCCATGGACGCTTTCCGATGACTGCGTAGACAAACCTCTCGACACCTCATTTGCAACTCACGCATCCTGCCCCCAACCTGCGCCCTCAACAATCGACGAATCGCGGACGTATCGTGCACAGTTTCGGCCCCCGCGAGCTCCTCCGACGCCCCCGAGAACAGCACGCGACTCAATTGCCAGAAAGGATTAGATACCTTCCGGGCCTTTTCCCAATCCCCGGGAAGCATCCTCAAACAAGCTTTCTAGATCACACACTTTGTTATTTCGATTCTGAATTGCGCGTCTCTTCCGGACGGGTGTCTTCAACTTTCGAAGAGGTCACTGGCTACGCCACCAACCACCGACGATTCTGGGGTTGGGTTAAACGCGAAAAATTGGGTGCATGATAGCACGTGGGTAATAAGGATGCCGCAGGCTGCGAGGTGGGTGGGGACGCCCTCCATCAAGGGCCGGAATGAGTCCACCAGGATGGCGCTTTTGACGTTTAGTTTGGTGGGATTGCAGTGCGTATCACCCCTGTTTCTTTGTCGCTTGGATATACGGAGTCAGATGCTGCGCGAAGTTGTCTGTCGTCTAGCTTGCGGGGTTTTGGAGGCACCTGGAGATTCTAAGGGATTGTTGGGTTTTCTGTGGCTAactcgttttttttttttttgagattAGATTCACGTGGGGTACTGAGATGACTTGTAAGAGCTATCCACGTTCTAAGCTGTGTGCATTGTGACTCTTCCGGGATAATGAAGGCTGATTTGATTGATTTTCTTGTTAGATTGTACACCTTACCTTCTTCAGCTCGGATTGACAAAGTCCAAGACTTCGTTGGTGTGGATTGCTGGCCCGTTATCTGGATTGATTATTCAGCCTCTTATTGGAGTTATTGCCGATCGATCACGATCGAAGTGGGGTCGGCGTAGACCTTTCATGGTCTTTGGATCATTTGTTGTCGCTTTCTGTCTGCTTGTCTTGGGATGGACAGCAGAGATTGTCGGTTTGTTTGTCAAAGATCCGGAAAAGGTACTTATCCTTCTATTGGAACCTTTATCTGGCTAAGCGAATTGTTATTTGGACGCTCAAATTTTATTTTACAGGCTAAGAATGGCACAATTGCCCTGGCTGTGTTGAGTATTTATGCGGTGGATTTCTCCATCAACGTTGGTAAGTGGCAGACATGCCCAAGCCTCAAATGAAGGTGACTTACAATGTCTTAGTTCAAGCGTGCTGTCGCGGTCTGATTGTGGATACGCTACCGATTCAATCACAACAAGCTGGATCCGCATGGGGTATGGCCCTTCCCCAAATGTTTCAGCTTGAGAAAAGCCAACTGATatttttttgttttgcaGCCGGGAGAATGTCTGCCATTGGCCAGCTTTTTGCTTATGTGGTTGGTGCTCTCGATACTGTTAGCATCTTTGGTACTTTTCTTGGAGATACGCAGTTCAAGCAGATGACAGTGATCGCTGCTTTGTCATTGATAGCGGCGGTTGCAATCACGTCATACTCGGTCAAAGAGCGAGTTCTTATATCGGCAAGGTTTGTCGAACGTGAGCCAAGACTTGTCACGATCAACTAATTCTTAAGAAATAACAGGGATGACGGAAGTGCTGGTGCTATTCAGGTCCTCTCTCAACTCTTCAAAACTACTTTCGAGCTACCGCCCCGCATCCAGGCAATCTGCTGGGCCCAATTTTGGGCATGGATTGGTAGGGAAAATTCTGCGCTTGCCAGGAAATTAACAATGTTAACATCAAGCAGGCTGGTTCCCCTTCCTCTTCTACAGCACAACCTGGGTTGGTGAAACATACTTCCGTTATGAAGTACCGAAAGATGACATGGCCAAAGCAACAGATATGCTTGGTGAAGTCGGCCGCGTGGGCAGTCTTTCATTAACAGTCTTCTCATTCATCACAGTCTTCAGCTCTGTCCTCCTACCATTTTGCATCATGCAGCCAGATACCAAGCGGACCCGGTTCACCGCACGACCTCCACCAAAGGTCGCAGCGGTTCTCAAAGCCATTACTGCAATTCGACCCGACCTTCAAACCGCCTGGCTGATCTCCCACATCATGTTCGCCGCCACAATGGTTTTCGCCCCTCTAGCTCACTCCCGCGCCTTCGCAACATTCCTAGTAGCGGTCTGCGGTATTCCGTGGGCAATCAGCGGCTGGGCTCCATTTGCCTTTATGGGCGTGGAAATTAACAAACTAACAATGGGCGGCTATTCCCCGGTAATACCACCCTCCCGATCCGGCGTGACAATGATCACCTCAGCAAGTCTGCGCAACAACGCCGCCGACACTGAGCTGGATGTCCTCCGGCTGAACCACCATGATTTCACTGACAGCGACACCGACGAGGAGGAACACGCATCTAATATCCCATCAACAGGCGAACTAGCCGGAATCTATCTGGGCGTACTGAATGTGTACACGACCCTGCCCCAATTCGTGGGCACCTTTATCAGCTGGATTGTCTTTAGCATATTCGAACCAGCCGCAGAATCCACATCTGACAACAACTCAGATTCGTGGATGAATCTGGATAAGGATAGGTATAATGCCATCTCCATCTGTCTCTTTATCGGGGCAATCAGCGCGCTTGCGGCTGCTGAGGCTACCCGTCGACTGCGGTATATATTATGAACAAGCAGTCCGCAACGGCTGCAAAGTCACGATCCGTTGCGATGAGTAGTCGTTTATTTTGGCCCAATTCCCGATGTATCCTGCATACGATTCTTGTCTTGACTGAGGTTGAGATTTTTGGTTTGTGCATATGCGCATATTAAGAGACTCTACATGTATAGTGCGCCGGGCCCTTTATCTGTCCTCCATAATAGGAGTTttcgtctttttttttggtttggcACGTACATCCATATTACATAATATTACATGCTTAGATGCCTACGTACGTACGAAGGTAGCTATGGGTACCATGTTACCCCTACCAGATGGGGTTCTATATCCAATTTTAGCTGCCACTTTGATGAAGGCGCTCAAAGCCAGGTTCAAAGCAAGGCTCAATGTCGGGCTCATAGAACATGGATAGTTAGGGCTCAAACTGTCCATGTGACTTCACCTGACGCTAACTGATTAATCAGAATTGGGTCAGAGCTGAGGCGGATCCTCAGCAGAGCAGTTTGTccttttttggtgtattctgttttttttcataTAAGCGCCCGTTTCTTATGTTCCAAATCTACCTTTTGCCCTGtgtgtggggggggggggggggggggagaaggAAATACCGGAATGAGAATGACCTGGGGTTATTTATCTCATGTCGTGTTTCCAACCAGAGGATTCAATCGTAATGTATGATTTATTTGGCATCCTCGGTTTCATAATAACGTAGATCACTGTAGAGCATAGAAATATCTGTCCACTGACTATACAATTCTCAAATTCTGGGACTCCGTGGCTCTACTGAAACATTGCTGCATGCATGGGCACCAGTCAAAAATCACGGATCAAGGTGGCGGCGAGGTAACCAGTCATTGTACTGTAGGAGGTATGTGATGGCTTGCCTGCACTGAACCTTCCAGGGGTAAGCAAGTCCCACACCGACTTGAACTAGGCATGGTAGATGTAGAAATTTAGCATTTCTCTTGGTTGTTACATGTAGACACGAACCGTTTCTTCCTTAGATGGACACTGGGCCACGGCTTGTAGACGATTTTCTCACCATATCAATTGATCCCATCAAAGAGATATCACGAAAATTTCTAATCGAAGCGCAGATTTCCTAGAAGAGTAGGCAAAATCTCCCTTCAGGTCATCAACCTGGAATGGTCCAAGAAGACAAACCTGAAGAAATTAAAGACGTGAAAAACCAGATAACATCAGTGAATATAAGAGCCCAATTCGAGCGATGGATGGTATATGAAGAACCGACTTAAGATGGAAGAAACCATTCAAGTCAAGCCCAGACTCTAACTGGCAGTACAAATAATGGAAATCGTTGTTGGCAACAGCACCTGCAGTCGGATAGTGACGCTTGCATTTGGCACAGCCTTGCCTACCAATCACACAGACATTGCCCCTCCATCGCCTCACCGGCATCAAGATCAACCTGAGAACTTTCTAAAATATTACCTgctgtatgttgtatccTCCTGTTGTATCCTCCTATGGCGTATCGTCACCCTGATTGCACCACGAGCCAGGCTTACCTAGACCCCTAGACAAAGTGTTTCTTTCCACTTGAGTCAATAAAAGACCAAGTCACCCCTCTAGAGTGAACATCTTGGATATATCTGCAGACTATCTCATCCTTTTCTACTCAATATCAAATACTCTAGAGACCCCGAAGAAAATTTGAGGCCATGTTAAATACCTCGACTCGGCGTTGAGGATCCGGATTACCATCCCGGAACTTCTATGCGACCGCCTGCCTCTGCAGCTGGACAGCGACATATACAATGTATATATCATCCTCAATATGACCCCTCTATGATTCATGCCTCCAGGTCTCTTGGCCCCAACCACTCTATCCCACCAAAGAAGAGCAGTATTGCAGCTTTTATCGAATACACAGTACGGAGCCCCCGGTGTTGGAACCAAAGAATTCCTCAGTGCTGGCTAATCTACGTCCGATGTCTGGTTCCGGGCACTGAATCCATTCTTCTGTGAGATATCCCCGCTACACGAGAATCACATTGGAGTTGGTGATGTGGACGTAATCTCCCGTCATGGTGAACCCCAGAGACGAGAAAGAGTCACATGTTCTCACTTCTCCCCACTTCACCGCTAATAGTCTTCGTTCTCTCTCAATATGCCGGACGGTTATTTCATTATTTCACATGCGAATGGGGCGACTGTGCACACCACAAGACGTTTAGCAGCTGTGCATCTTTTATGCACCATTTCAAGGTACAGCGTATTGCATATTTCCCCGCCAAGTGGCCGGAAAGTTCGGACAGTCCTTTGAAATGCTGCTAGGGCCACTGTACATAACACGAGTCGCTTTGCAGCCATGCATCTTTGACGCGCCATGTCAAAGTGCAGCATGTTGAGCCTCGCTCCGTCAAGTGTCCGGATTGTGATGATGTCTTCGGTCGCGTGGATAATACGAAAGAGCATTGGAGAAGATGTCATGGGATTTCCAACTGAGAATGTGACTGACAAAGCTTGCGATACTGAGCTTTATGATCTTTGGCCATGAGTGTGTGAAAGCTTGTCTTTGGGTGAGG
Protein-coding sequences here:
- a CDS encoding 60S ribosomal protein eL33, which gives rise to MPSEQGHRLYVKGRHLSFQRSKHNLTPNTSLVKIEGVDDTKSAKFYLGKKVAFVYRAKREVRGSNIRVIWGKVTRPHGNSGVVRAKFRNNLPPKSLGATVRVMLYPSNI
- a CDS encoding Glucose-6-phosphate 1-dehydrogenase yields the protein MSSVINQTDDRQGAGSIELKDDTIIVVLGASGDLAKKKTFPALFGLFRNKFLPKDIRVVGYARTKMDTDEYLKRVRSYIKVPTKEIEDQLDQFCKMCTYVSGQYDQDDSFINLNKHLEGIENKRQSKEQNRVFYMALPPSVFTTVSEQLKRNCYPKSGLARIIVEKPFGKDLQSSRDLHKALEPNWKEDEIFRIDHYLGKEMVKNILILRFGNEFFNATWNRRHIDNIQITFKEPFGTEGRGGYFDEFGIIRDVMQNHLLQVLTLLAMERPISFSSEDIRDEKVRVLRAMDAIEPKNVIIGQYGRSLDGSKPGYLEDDTVPKESRCPTFCAMVAYIKNERWDGVPFILKAGKALNEQKTEVRIQFKDVTSGIFKDIPRNELVIRVQPNESVYIKMNSKLPGLSMQTVVTELDLTYRRRFSDLKIPEAYESLILDAFKGDHSNFVRDDELDASWRIFTPLLHYLDDNKEIIPMEYPYGSRGPAVLDDFTASYGYKFSDAAGYQWPVTTSAPNRL
- a CDS encoding Major facilitator superfamily, general substrate transporter; the encoded protein is MPQAARWVGTPSIKGRNESTRMALLTFSLVGLQFTWGTEMTYCTPYLLQLGLTKSKTSLVWIAGPLSGLIIQPLIGVIADRSRSKWGRRRPFMVFGSFVVAFCLLVLGWTAEIVGLFVKDPEKAKNGTIALAVLSIYAVDFSINVVQACCRGLIVDTLPIQSQQAGSAWAGRMSAIGQLFAYVVGALDTVSIFGTFLGDTQFKQMTVIAALSLIAAVAITSYSVKERVLISARDDGSAGAIQVLSQLFKTTFELPPRIQAICWAQFWAWIGWFPFLFYSTTWVGETYFRYEVPKDDMAKATDMLGEVGRVGSLSLTVFSFITVFSSVLLPFCIMQPDTKRTRFTARPPPKVAAVLKAITAIRPDLQTAWLISHIMFAATMVFAPLAHSRAFATFLVAVCGIPWAISGWAPFAFMGVEINKLTMGGYSPVIPPSRSGVTMITSASLRNNAADTELDVLRLNHHDFTDSDTDEEEHASNIPSTGELAGIYLGVLNVYTTLPQFVGTFISWIVFSIFEPAAESTSDNNSDSWMNLDKDRYNAISICLFIGAISALAAAEATRRLRYIL